The following proteins come from a genomic window of Nicotiana tomentosiformis chromosome 12, ASM39032v3, whole genome shotgun sequence:
- the LOC138903435 gene encoding uncharacterized protein produces MGSLAFISAEERPLALDIQSLANKLVRLDISEPSRILPCVVAQSSLLEQIKARQFDDPHLLVLREMVLQGGAKEVNIGKDGVLRLQGRLCVPNVDGLRERILEEAQSSQYSIHTGATKMYRDLRQHYWWQRMKKDIVEYSSRQMSKPNLCL; encoded by the coding sequence atgggtagcttggcattcatttcagcagaggagcgGCCACTAGCCttagacattcagtccttggctaacaaacttgtgaggttggatatttcagagcccagtcgaatTCTTCCATGcgtcgttgcccagtcttcactgtTGGAGCaaatcaaggctcgacagtttgatgatccgcacttgttagtcctcagagagatggtactacagggtggtgccaaggaggttaatATCGgcaaggatggtgttctgcgactccagggtcgtctatgtgttcctaatgtagatggattgagggagaggattctagaggaggcacaaaGTTCTCAGTATTCCATTCAtacaggtgctacgaagatgtatcgtgacttgaggcagcactattggtggcagcggatgaagaaagacatagtcga